The following is a genomic window from Prunus persica cultivar Lovell chromosome G7, Prunus_persica_NCBIv2, whole genome shotgun sequence.
TTCCCATGTTATTCGCATGCAGATGAATTTCCTCATTGAGAACCTACGTTAGATAGTTCTTGCCAGAAATCAAGTGCAGTGAAATCAATTTTAACAAGATTTGACATTGTTGTATATCTATAAAGATAGAAataaagaattaataaaaataacaatatgcatcaataatataaatgttcagaataataattttaaggaTATGATTGGATtataatatgtattttatgtACTTGAAGCTACAAGTTCaagtttaataaaatttaagacTTCTGGCTCTTAAATTATCATATCATTCATAACTTCTGGTTCTaagattattttgattttaaacTTCAGGTTTAAATCATTAGAATGTGAATTTCAGGTTTCCActcaattcaaaataaaattcatttcttATAGAAGTATTCATGATATTACAATTATCATTTTAGTTTAGAACTTCGGGTTCCAAGGATATTGGTCTATGAACTTCGAGTTCATGTATGATAAAAATTCATCCTCATCGTATCAATATTATAAGtttatagtttaaaaaaaaaaactgatatATACAAAGTTTGGCTGTTaactatgtatatatatttaaaagcaATAAGTATgttatatataagataaatacCCTACACAAACGTTAGATATAAAAATGGATAATATAGAAGATTCATGCTTTGACATAGCTTCCACTTGTATCAATTAACATGTGTATAGCTATATCTAAATGAAACTTGGTTAATAAAAATAGCACTCATATTAACGATTGAATtagtaaatataataaaaaaaatggaatatAAATTTAGAGGGAAGAAAATGTAGGCAATATGAGTGCtaaattgctataaaataaacaaataaacactacaaacaaaacagattTTTACAACAGCagtatgtaattaaaagaacattaattgagtcgaggcaagtgttggacactctgaccttaagacgaattacgcCCCACACTGGTGCTTATGGTTCACTAGCGTTCGCCTCCCAGGATATAACGACTCCCCTTcttatgaaagaagcactgcaattcacaaggaacttttgaaccaaaattatgCAGGAACCTCTCATTATGAAAACTCTAATGCTCActatatatgaaagtatgtatgtagagaattgattgaatgaataaaactgcaggaggattgctctatttatagatgatgaaataccctTTCCAAAAAGGTGTCCCaatctgaaaaggcaaacagtGCATCCCTTGAtcttgaagagttgtcaccccaaaCAATGTATCCCTTagtttgaagagttgtcacccctTAATTGAAGATGTCTTTACCCAAGGGTcatgtctttaacccaatgaattttattaatttccattcaaatagaaaattaatattaaataaaataatattaatattaatttctcACAGAAAATTATACCAAGCACAAACCAAGATCTCTTAGTGGTTAAAGACTCGTGCTGATAATGTGATATAGAACATAAAGAATTATGGAGAGAATTTAGAAGAAGATAATAACCATAGAGTTGCTTTTCTCAAGCTTGTAATTTAATTCTCTTAATGCCTTGTATTTATAGACAAAATAGAGTACAACTTTTTACCACACTTAACAAATATAATATAAGGtaaattataaacaaatcATTGTGGGTAAAAACATAGGACAGGAATTGTGGGGAAATGTATATTGTGGGCATCCATAATAATTAGAATGATTTATAAGCCATTCTCCAACCCATTTGGtcctaaacccaaaattttTCCTCCAAAAAGTAACTATTTGAGTTTTGCCCGCACTCAAACCGTTTTCCCTGCAGCCTTTCagactcaaattttaagtatgcaactttattaaattgtttaagaatggtttaagtcaatttttttttcatgtataaCTATTCAGAATGGTTTATGAAAttccacaaatataattttatttgagaaatgggtggatatttatagagtttggagtgaattttggggttggatttgattttgattaatttaaaataatattttgaccgttggatttttatttttaccgtTAAAATAGCTTGGATTTAATATGGATAATTGAATTTGGGTTATTGgtggaattaaaaaaaataggcaCGACACCAACATGCGACAGTTGGCGCATGACAACTTTTGCAGCAACAACAGCATGACACCTGGCTTCCATTGATTCCTCCTTGAATATGGGCTGCGTCAACCTTGAGTGGGCTCCACCAAAAAGTTTTCCTGTCCAGTTTGGCTCCAAGTTTGGGTTTTACCAAATTTTGGCCCCTTACTTTTCTTGAGTTGGGAGAAAAATTAGGGGCTaaattgtagcaatggtccctGGACTAAGACAAACTTTACTTTTCGTCCCTCATATTGTTAAATTGTTACGGTGGTATTTTATTCCGTCATCTcaatcaaattttcaattaaaaatcatGACACGGCAATGACAAGTCCTACTTGGCATGGGCAAAAATGTCttttcacacaaaaaatttaaaaaacatatcaaatctctctctctctctttccagCCCCGATTTCTTCCCCCCGGTGATTTCTCACCCACCCAAATTTCTTCCTAGCCCTGATTTCTCTCGTCCCCCCCAACGAACCTTGAACCATGAACCCTAAACCAGAAGCAAAAGAGtgagaaagagaaatgatTAACatccccccctcccccccaaCGACCTAGAACCCTAACCCATAGCTACAATTTTGCCAATACACAAACACATAGCTATAGGAAGTGACCAATTTCTCTTAGCAAATCAATACACCTGACCAAGAAGCTAGCAAATCCACAGTAAACAAGAAAGTGGGCGATTgcgggagagagaaatttcttTTGATGGTTTTGTTGTCCGTTCTTTGGACTTTTATCTGTTCAGTGATGAGGCTTTTGCAATTTAAGTTTAAAGAATATACTTCTACTTGTTGGCAAACTATTAATTTGGGAAGAATGTCATTATGAACCATCAATATGTTCTTTACCTAAATGTACTGCTGGAACTGAAAGAACCGAACTATCATTTGGAGAGTGGGAAGAGTGCTGGGTTTCTTCTGAAGTGTGCTCCTCTTCTATTAGTATTCAACCAAAGGAAAGAGTGTCTTCACTTATTAATGTCATTTCAGCCATCCTCCAACCCTCTATCATTTCAGCCTCCTTTAAAGATTAAACCAATTTCTCTTCACAAATccagaagcaaaaaaaaagatgCCTCTGCTTCTATGTTTTGATCAGATCTGGGGTGGAGGATGGGGCCTGGGGTTCAGGGTTCGTGGGTGTTAGGGTTGCGGGTGTGGGTAGAGGGTTCTGGGGTGCTAGGGTTGGGGGAAGAAGAaatcgtcgggagaagtgggAGAGTgcagaggaaagagagagataatttttttttttttttatgaatttcccaatttgctcttaattttgatagaaAATTTAACTAAGTTGACGGGAATATCAATGATGCAACATGAGATCTAATTAAAGTACCATCGTAATAATTTGACAATATAAGGGACAAAAGTAAAGTTTAGTCTTAATCCAAGgaccattgctacaatttTACTAAAATTGAGTCATAATTTGAGATTATTTGGATTTGGCCTCAAAGTTTGAAAATGGCCTAACAGAAGTAAAATTGTTCcagttgaaataaaattaccCCACTCACCCCCCAAAATCCTACAGTGTAAAAAGTCGAAATGGGACATGTGTCCGTAATCTGATTTCACCGTTTCTAGGCTAGGGCAGCTGCTGCATATGCATataaatttgggatttagggtcgAGCCATCTCTACGGATACGGCGCCGCACAataagctgctgctgctgcagccGCCACAGCCGGCATCTCCAGCGTCTACACCTCACGTGCCCTAACCGACTCCTACCTATCCGACCTGACCCTCCGGTACCTTTCCGAGTCGGACCCTTCGGCCTCCGCCACCGACGACCATCGCCGAAGTAGCTCTATGTATCTGGCGACGTCGCATTTGATGTCCTAGTCTTCATGGCCAGCTCTCGATGTCGAGCCCGGCGTGAAACGCCCCTCTGAAGGTTCCTCAATTTCCGCTCTTCGTTTTCTGGCtgcaatatttttcacattttaACTCGAATTTTTGTTCTGATGTAattgtttattgtttgtttgataAGAAAGTGAGAATCTTGAATATGGTTATGATTAAAGTTCATTGCTTTAATCATAATACAAACGTTTACTGGAAGTTTCTAATCGACTGCAGTTGCTGCTTTAATGCATGCTTTGCTTAAATTAGCTTATTTCTAAGTTAATCTTGTATGCAATTGTATTTCTGATTTTATGTGTGCTTTTTAATTTGCTTATCAGCAAGTATGAATATGATTTTTTGCTTGAATTAGTAATGTTTGAAACTGATTAGTATTTCAAGCTTACTTTCATCAAGTCAGTTCTCCACATATTTCACCTTAGATTAGGAATCtattatttttagaaattgaatttGTTGATCATAGATTGCAGCTGTTTGTGTGCTATTGTCTCTTTGCTTATTAATTGATAAAGAGACAGAAGTTATATTGCAATAACTAACAGAAGTTTATGATTGGTTCATTAGGTTCCGCTTGTCGCTTCCAAGTGAATCCCTTCCTGAGAGACCTGGAGAGCCAGACCTGGAGAGTCACattatctatctatctatgaTGTAGATTTGCTTatattccatttcataatttttaaaCAGTTCCACTTGAATATGTGGCAATGTAAGTTTGGTGCAACCTGCAAATTTCATCACCCGAAAGATATCCTAATACCATCAGCCGAGCAAGAGAATACATTTGGAGAAACTGGGACAACTATTCAGCCGGAGGGAACTGGATTTGCTGTGAAGCCTCCTGTTTCATTCATCCCTGCACTGTCATTTAACTCCAAGGGTCTTCCTGTAAGACCGGTAAGGACAATGCAACACATGAGCCTTTTATTATTCTATTTGCATTACATCCAGATTTTTAGttacttctttcttcttttgatttaaCAGCTTTTTGATGTTGTAAATTTATGTTGATCATGTATCTTTTGCTTCTAACAGGGTGAACCCGATTGTCCATTCTACCTAATTGGAAGGTCAGCATATGTACAGTTTTGTTGACTTATACTGtgataaaagtaaaagatGACTGAGAATTCTTAAAtggcttttgttttctaaatcAGTTGCATGTATGGGGCCACTTGGGCATGACTTAAGAGAACAGAAAAAGGCACTATGGACGATCTTGTATCTGCCTCCACCACGCACTCAGCGCGGTTGGCAATACCTCCTTTGGTGAGGAGAAGGCCACGCAGAGAAGTTTGTAATAGGTAATGTCCAAGTTTGTAATCAGTAATCTTACGGCATGAATTCTTTATAAAGTACTGCAACATACAAAAGGGCATTCATGTGATGCACCAGTACTTGGCCTCTTTTCCCATGCATCAGGACCTTCATGCGATCTGATAATCAACTTGAGTTGAAATTTATTGAGAAAGTTCTCAGTGCAGTCTGGACCCCAAATCAGACCAATGCCTCTCTATATTTGGAGAAAGACCAGGAGTCATTAAGGGATTCGACCACATCATGTCACCAGGAACCAAGTTGGGACCTCCTCATGGAGCATCAAGATAGGTCTCAACTTGATTCTTGGTGACGTGATGTGGTTGGATTCTCAATGAATCCTGGTCTTTCTTTAAATATAGAGAGGCATTGGTCTGATTTGGGGTACTGACTGCACTGAGAATTTTCTCaataaatttcaattcaagttGATTATCAAATCGCATGAAGGCCCTGATGCACTGGAAAATAGGACATTACTGATTACAAAATTCTTTGTTATCGGGATGCGATTTGCGAGGTTGTATCCTTACCCTTCGGTTGgatgaaggaattgaaaattacataaaattctaaaataacgGAATTTTGATTTGCAATTTAAATTTtagtgtttggatttatgtatgtcggatttttta
Proteins encoded in this region:
- the LOC18770387 gene encoding zinc finger CCCH domain-containing protein 37, with translation MWQCKFGATCKFHHPKDILIPSAEQENTFGETGTTIQPEGTGFAVKPPVSFIPALSFNSKGLPVRPGEPDCPFYLIGSCMYGATWA